In Candidatus Zixiibacteriota bacterium, the genomic window ACCTCGACCATCAGCTCTTCCCGGTTAGGCAGAAACTCGTGTAATGGAGGATCCAGAGTACGAATCGTTACCGGATGGCCTTTCATCGTTTCAAATAGACCTTTAAAGTCGCTTTTCTGGAAAGGCAAAAGTTTATCTAAGGCTACCTCTCTTTCCTCCCTGGTCTTTGCCAGGATCATTTCCTGCACAATGGGGAGCCTGTCTTTGGCAAAAAACATATGCTCGGTCCGGCATAAACCTATACCTTCTGCCCCGAATTTCATAGCCTGGACTGCATCCCTGGGGATGTCCGCATTGGTTCTGACCTTAAGTCTCCTGATCACATCTGCCCATTTCATAAACTCGCCAAATTCACCTGATAGTTCCGGGTCGATTGTGGGAACCTCACCTAAGATGACCTCACCAGTTGAGCCGTTCAAGGAGATTATGTCCCTTTCCCTGACCACTGTTCCGCTAACTGTGAAAACCTTTCTCTGCTCGTTGACTTTGATCTCCTCACACCCTGCCACACAGCATTTTCCCATACCACGGGCTACGACAGCAGCATGAGAGGTCATTCCTCCCCTGGCAGTTAATATCCCTTGAGCAGCTGCCATTCCGTGAATATCATCCGGGCTGGTCTCTTGCCGGACTAAAATGACCTTCTCGCCAGCCTGGGCTAATTTCACGGCATCATCCGCGGTGAAGACAGCCTTGCCCGAAGCAGCACCAGGCGAAGCAGCTAATCCTTTGGCTATGACGTTCACCTGGGCTTTGGGGTCAATCCTTCTATGCAGAAGCTGGTCTAATTGGGCAGGCTCTATTCTCATCAGAGCTTCTTCTTTGGTGATAAGTTTCTCCTTGACCATATCCACAGCTATTTTGACTGCTGCTGGTGCGGTTCTCTTACCTGTCCGTGTCTGAAGCATATAGAGCTTACCTTCCTGAACTGTAAACTCGAAGTCCTGGATATCCCGGAAATGTTTTTCCAATTTAGAGGTGATTCCTTTGAGCTGTTTATAAACCTGGGGCATCTCCTTTTCTAATTGATGAATCGGTTTCGGCGTTCTGACTCCGGCAACCACATCCTCGCCCTGAGCATTGATCAGGTATTCCCCATAAAATTTATCCTCTCCAGTAGAAGGGTTACGGGTGAAACCTACTCCGGTGCAGGAGTTTTCTCCCATATTACCGAAGACCATTGCCTGGATGTTGACCGCAGTTCCTAAATCTCCAGGGATGTTGTTCAACCGGCGGTAGGTTATAGCCCTGGGCGTGTTCCAGGATTTGAAAACAGCTTCAATAGCCATTTCCATCTGCTTGTAAGAATCCTGGGGAAATTCTTCTCCAGTTTTATGTTTTATCTTATTTTTATATTTACCGATTATCTCTTTTAAATCTTCGACCGTCAGGGAAGTATCCAGCTTTATGTCTTTAGCTTCTTTTTTCTTCTGGATTATCTCCTCGAACTCAGATTTATCCAGTCCCATCACCACGTTTCCGAACATCTGAACAAACCGTCGATAGGAATCATACGCAAACCTCTCATTGCTGGTCTTTTTGATAAGCCCCTGTACAGTTTTGTCATTTAGACCCAGATTCAGGATGGTATCCATCATTCCTGGCATGGAAAATTTTGCCCCTGATCTGACT contains:
- the ppdK gene encoding pyruvate, phosphate dikinase translates to MPKKVKKVTRKQKPAKKVAKAPVESKTEKYIYFFGGGKAEGGRELRDLLGGKGSGLAEMTNIGIPVPPGFTITTQMCNLFYKNDMKLPKELHKELNDNMSKLERIYGAKFGDPSHPLLLSVRSGAKFSMPGMMDTILNLGLNDKTVQGLIKKTSNERFAYDSYRRFVQMFGNVVMGLDKSEFEEIIQKKKEAKDIKLDTSLTVEDLKEIIGKYKNKIKHKTGEEFPQDSYKQMEMAIEAVFKSWNTPRAITYRRLNNIPGDLGTAVNIQAMVFGNMGENSCTGVGFTRNPSTGEDKFYGEYLINAQGEDVVAGVRTPKPIHQLEKEMPQVYKQLKGITSKLEKHFRDIQDFEFTVQEGKLYMLQTRTGKRTAPAAVKIAVDMVKEKLITKEEALMRIEPAQLDQLLHRRIDPKAQVNVIAKGLAASPGAASGKAVFTADDAVKLAQAGEKVILVRQETSPDDIHGMAAAQGILTARGGMTSHAAVVARGMGKCCVAGCEEIKVNEQRKVFTVSGTVVRERDIISLNGSTGEVILGEVPTIDPELSGEFGEFMKWADVIRRLKVRTNADIPRDAVQAMKFGAEGIGLCRTEHMFFAKDRLPIVQEMILAKTREEREVALDKLLPFQKSDFKGLFETMKGHPVTIRTLDPPLHEFLPNREELMVEVAVMKTKGEDEEKLKEKERLLARIEELHEFNPMLGLRGCRLGILYPEITRMQARAIFEAACELARAGKIVVPEVMIPLVGNINEFRNQREIVVNVAEETIKKYKVKLKYLVGTMVEIPRACLTADEIASEAEFFSFGTNDLTQTVYGFSRDDSGKFTKYYLEHKILPKDPFVSIDVNGVGQLMELGVKKGRGARPDLKIGICGEHGGDPDSILLCHKLGLDYVSCSPFRVPIARLAAAQATLGRISKEVTE